Proteins encoded by one window of Salvelinus fontinalis isolate EN_2023a unplaced genomic scaffold, ASM2944872v1 scaffold_0064, whole genome shotgun sequence:
- the LOC129842760 gene encoding zinc finger protein 180-like: PYICAQCGNSFTTSSNLTSHQRTHTGEKSHSCDQCGKSFGGSGQLTSHQRIHTGEKPYSCGQCGKRCTTSYSLTVHQRKHTGEKSYSCGQCGKSFGRSGQLTSHQRIHTGEKPYSCAQCGKRCTTLSNLTSHQRTHRGEKPHSCDQCGKSFMTTSNLTSHQRTHTGEKSHSCDQCGKSFTTSSNLTSHQRTHTGEKPYSCDQCGMSFTISSSLTSHQRTHTGEKPYSCDQCGKSYTTSSHLTSHQRTHTGEKPHSCDQCDKRYSDKRSLIKHQKMHT; encoded by the coding sequence ccttatatctgtgctcaatgtgggaatagttttactacatcaagcaatctgacttcacaccagagaacacacacaggagagaaatctcatagttgtgatcaatgtgggaagagttttggtggatctggccagctgacatcacaccagagaatacacacaggagagaaaccttatagctgtggtcaatgtgggaagagatgtaCTACATCTTActctctgactgtacaccagagaaaacacacaggagagaaatcttatagctgtggtcaatgtgggaagagttttggtagatctggccagctgacatcacaccagagaatacacacaggagagaaaccttatagctgtgctcaatgtgggaagagatgtaCTACATTAAGCaatctgacttcacaccagagaacacacagaggagagaaacctcatagttgtgatcaatgtgggaagagttttatgaCAACAAGCaatctgacttcacaccagagaacacacacaggagagaaatctcatagttgtgatcaatgtgggaagagttttacgaCATCAAGCaatctgacttcacaccagagaacacacacaggagagaaaccttatagctgtgatcaatgtgggatgagttttactatATCTAGCTctctgacttcacaccagagaacacacacaggagagaaaccttatagctgtgatcaatgtgggaagagttatactacatcaagccatctgacttcacaccagagaacacacacaggagagaaacctcatagctgtgatcaatgtgacaagagatactctgataaaagatctctgatcaaacatcagaaaatgcatacatga